The Anopheles merus strain MAF unplaced genomic scaffold, AmerM5.1 LNR4000020, whole genome shotgun sequence genome contains the following window.
ACAGCTCTTCGTATTACCGTAGCAGCATCCAAATATTAcaggaagtgttttttttattcttaacTTCAGTATAAtagttaaaatattttgcaacaTAGTAACAGCATGCCAATGATGAattagaaaatgaaatatttggcaaattattttcaactttCGGATAAAAATCCGAGTACTTCAGTCTTACCGATGGGTGCTGGATGATAGTGTTAACTTAATCTTACATAAATACTCGATTGGATGAATGTTagtgtttttaaaattgattgccttgatttttttttattggctcGCTCGTGGCTGTAAAAAGTtttgaaacaacaaaatgaaacaaatagaTCGATTGAATTGAGTGTTAAGCAGTTTTCTGTGGCACCATGTCTATTCATGTAGGTCATGTCTATTGTAAACAGTGGACcacataaaacatgtttgagAATGTATGACGTGAAGTAATAGTAATTCACTGTCGAGAATAAGTTTTTTGTGTTGATGAGTCGTTTGATATAATTGagtaagcaacaaaaatcagTAAACATGTTCGCTGGTTTCTAGGTTTGAATGAACTCCAAAAAGAGAAAGTTTCCCTTATGGGTATTATATCATGCATTTTGTCCGTCATCGTTGTATTTACTTTCTGCTTCATGTGGAAGTGAAGGTGCTGTgtttggtatttttttattgttggttTGTGCAGTTTTGTTATACAcgtattttataatattttaacattttcctaTTGCAATACAATATGCTTCGTTATATTTCCCAGAAAGATGAATCATAAAGTTGGAGCCAACATGCTTCTTTTGGGGCTAATATTGAGTAATCTAGTGATATATACCTGGGCATATCCGCAACAGTATCAACATCACCAGTTACACACAGTAGAGCAGAGAAAGTTTGCGGAAAAACCGAACGCCATTAAGAAAGTGGCACTCGACGACCTCGATGAGATACAGACTAACCAGATACAGGAAGGCGGTTTTTCGTGGTCCAACATGCTTGGACTATTGATGCAAATGATTTTCAACGGCGGCGGAGGAGGTGGCGGAAACGTGCCAACAAAATCTGATGATATTGATAATGGTGTGTCATCCTTTGGTCAGTCACCATGGGCAAACGTGATTTCGGTTGGGTTGAAGATCATCACTACCCTGctaggaggaggaggtgcaGGGGATGGTATTGATAAGGTTGATAATGGAGGATCACCGATGCAGGTAAGCAATCTAACTAATTGGGACAATCGTACATACTGTAAACGTGGTTAAGGGTGATTAATTATGCAATTTATTTACGGAAATAATACAAGCTTTTGCATAATGGCTTGCAAACGTCCCTCACTAAAAATCTCCTGCTACTCATTCACAATAGTTTAGTAGCCTAATAATACTTGGCAGTAGATGAACATTGGCTATGGATAAAAAATCGTTGTGAATATATTTGtgttttaaagaaatttgTATATAATTGACAGTCttcaaaaaataattaatggcAAGGTATAGCAGTATG
Protein-coding sequences here:
- the LOC121601043 gene encoding uncharacterized protein LOC121601043; amino-acid sequence: MNHKVGANMLLLGLILSNLVIYTWAYPQQYQHHQLHTVEQRKFAEKPNAIKKVALDDLDEIQTNQIQEGGFSWSNMLGLLMQMIFNGGGGGGGNVPTKSDDIDNGVSSFGQSPWANVISVGLKIITTLLGGGGAGDGIDKVDNGGSPMQNVLAAVFTAMFGAKDPDQVNTMAKQAGEVCIIVNYVVFISILYDNKIFCKKYPILVYYINALSYVNWLSC